GGTGTACATTTTGCATTATACCTTATGGACGAGGACCATCAAGATCTGTACCAATTGGGGTAATAGTTCAACAAATTAGTAATTTATGTAAAAATGGCTATAAGGAAGTAGTTTTAACCGGCGTAGATCTTACTAGTTATGGATTAGATTTACCTGGTAAAAGCAATCTAGCTAAATTAATAAAAATAATATTAAAAGAAATACCTGAATTACCAAGGCTTAGATTATCTTCCTTAGATTCCATTGAAATAAATGATAGTCTGCTAGAATTATTAATCAATGAAACACGAATAATGCCACATATCCATTTATCTTTACAAGCTGGAGATGACCTAATATTAAAAAGGATGAAACGTCGACATTTACGGCAAAATGCTATTGATTTTTGTACCAACTTAAAAAAACAGAGACCTGAAATAATATTTGGCGCAGATTTCATTGCAGGATTTCCTACAGAAACGGAAGAAATGTTTCAACAAACATTAAAATTAGTTGATGAATGTCAAATAACTTACTTACATGTATTTCCTTATTCCGCTAGAACAAATACACCTGCAGCAAAGATGCCTCAAGTAGAAAAAACAATAATAAAAGAAAGAGCTAAACGATTAAGAGAATTAGGAAAAGAAAAATTGCAACTTTTCTTTCAAAGTGAAATAGGAAAAACTAAAAATATTCTAGTTGAAAATAATAATATTGGTAGAACAGAAAATTACGCTTTAACTGAATTAACAGAAAATTTTCAACAAGGAACTATTATAAAAGCTAAAATAACAGGATATAACCACAATAGATTAACCGCTATACCTATCTTTGAGGAGAAAATATGAGTTTATTAAAAAAAATATTTTCATTTAAAAAAGAAAAAACTAACTCTGATAAATTAGAAGAAAAAAATAGTTCTCCTGATGTAAATAAACCAGAGGAAGTTAAAAAAGATAATTGGCTAACCCTTTTATCAAATGGATTACAAAAAACCTCGCTAAAATTAAATAATTCATTGAAAAATGTACTAATTAACAAAAAATTAGATGAAGATATTTTGTTAGATATTGAAGATATTTTAATACAAGCAGATTTTGGAATAGAAACAAGTCAAGATATAATAAATAAAATAAGTAAATTCAAATATGATAAAAATATCTCTTATTTAGAAGTAAAAAAACTTATCTCAAACGAAATTGAGCAAATTTTAATAAATGTAGAAAAAGAATTAAAAATAGATAAAAGTAAAAAACCACAAGTAATTTTAATGGTAGGCGTGAATGGTAGCGGCAAAACTACAACCATAGGAAAATTAGCAGCTAAATTATCAGATCAAGGGTTAAAAGTCATGTTGGCTGCTGGTGACACTTTCAGAGCTGCAGCCATTGAACAATTAGAGTTATGGGCCAATAAAATTAATATACCTATAGTAACTTCTAAAATCGGTAGTGATGCTGCTAGTCTAGCATATGATGCGTATCAACAAGCTTTAAATAATAATATAGATGTTCTACTAATTGATACAGCTGGAAGACTACAAAATAAAATAGATTTGATGGAAGAACTTAAGAAAATAGTAAAGGTGTTAAAAAAAATTGACAAGAATGTACCGCATGATATTATACAAATAATTGATGCTACAACAGGACAAAATGCGCTAAAGCAAGTCGAGATATTCAAAAAAACAGCTGATGTAAATGGCCTAATAATTACAAAATTAGACGGTACAGCCCGAGGTGGTATATTAATTGAAATATCTAGAAAATTTCAATTACCTGTTTATTTTATTGGAATAGGTGAAGCTGTTGAAGATTTACAAAAATTCTGTGCTAACAACTTTGCACAAGCAATATTATCAGCTAACATGGAAGATACTAATGAAAAAAAATAAAAACGAAATACCTACAAATATAAAATTATTACTTGAATTTACCCCTTTGATACTTTTTTTTATTGCTTATAAAAAAAGTACTTGGTTAATTAACAATATAACTATATTTAAAACATTAGATCCTAATCTACACGCTCTAATACCTGCAACAGCTGTTATCATAATTGCAACTTTAATAACTAATTTTATATATTGGCTATATACAAGGAAACTACAACCTGTAACTATATTTTCAATGGTATTAATTATAATTTTTGGTGGTTTAACTATCATTTTTGCTGATGATAATTTTATAAAAATAAAAGTAACTGTTATCTATGTTATTTTCTCAGCAATATTATTTATAGGGTTAGCAT
The Bartonella sp. DGB1 genome window above contains:
- a CDS encoding inner membrane-spanning protein YciB — its product is MKKNKNEIPTNIKLLLEFTPLILFFIAYKKSTWLINNITIFKTLDPNLHALIPATAVIIIATLITNFIYWLYTRKLQPVTIFSMVLIIIFGGLTIIFADDNFIKIKVTVIYVIFSAILFIGLAFKKNMLAYLFNDNLKLTETGWNKLTLRWAIFFLILAVLNEFARIYFSTEIWTYLKVFGFLGLTILFMMMQIPLIKKHLITNN
- the ftsY gene encoding signal recognition particle-docking protein FtsY encodes the protein MSLLKKIFSFKKEKTNSDKLEEKNSSPDVNKPEEVKKDNWLTLLSNGLQKTSLKLNNSLKNVLINKKLDEDILLDIEDILIQADFGIETSQDIINKISKFKYDKNISYLEVKKLISNEIEQILINVEKELKIDKSKKPQVILMVGVNGSGKTTTIGKLAAKLSDQGLKVMLAAGDTFRAAAIEQLELWANKINIPIVTSKIGSDAASLAYDAYQQALNNNIDVLLIDTAGRLQNKIDLMEELKKIVKVLKKIDKNVPHDIIQIIDATTGQNALKQVEIFKKTADVNGLIITKLDGTARGGILIEISRKFQLPVYFIGIGEAVEDLQKFCANNFAQAILSANMEDTNEKK
- the mtaB gene encoding tRNA (N(6)-L-threonylcarbamoyladenosine(37)-C(2))-methylthiotransferase MtaB, producing MSIKVVTFGCRLNIVETEVIKQEAQKANLDKLDNETYIFNTCAVTEEAVRQAKQSIRKTRRENPNANIIVTGCAAQADIKQFTDMEAIDLIIGNEDKLHASSYKQLPDFGFEQYEKIRVNDIMSVKETAGHLLNSVEGKTRAFVQIQNGCDHRCTFCIIPYGRGPSRSVPIGVIVQQISNLCKNGYKEVVLTGVDLTSYGLDLPGKSNLAKLIKIILKEIPELPRLRLSSLDSIEINDSLLELLINETRIMPHIHLSLQAGDDLILKRMKRRHLRQNAIDFCTNLKKQRPEIIFGADFIAGFPTETEEMFQQTLKLVDECQITYLHVFPYSARTNTPAAKMPQVEKTIIKERAKRLRELGKEKLQLFFQSEIGKTKNILVENNNIGRTENYALTELTENFQQGTIIKAKITGYNHNRLTAIPIFEEKI